GGACTCTACATTAACTCTATGAAAATCATGATGTAGACGCCATCTTAGGCTAGTCTTAAGAGATAGAGTCTCGACTGTATTATTTGAGGAGTTAACCCATTGATGGTCCCCTAAAGTTGGCATCAtgttaatttgttttatatgAGACAATTTCTACTAGTTTTCATTTGCTTTGAATATGATTATACATCATTGAGATGTTACATTTTCTTGCCTAACTTCTTTGTGGGTGGATAATCTGATCCACATAAGTTCAATAGAACACTATACACAAGTTCACatggtatatttatattacaaaTAGTCAAAAAAAGTCATAAAAGTATACATTGACTACACACTATAGCTTGACATAAGTAAACAAAAGTATACAATGACTATACAATATAGTGTATTTATACCTGAACCTACACTATGATATAGTCCAAAAACTCAATATAgctttttttgcttttttttttttaaaaaaaaaggagggtTGCTCATTGTCACATAAGCTCTCAAGAAATTCTAGAATTCATAAAACTAAAAGCAACCAAACAAAATTTAACCAAGGTCATTTATGAAGTTGCACTTCTTCACTCGAATTCTAATGTTGAGCTTGCCAACTACATTCTTCAAGGTGCATATAATCTTAAAATGAAGATTTATGGCTTCAGTGAAAAAAGTAATTGTTTTTGGAATGTTTAATCATATCCACGAGTAAATTAGTTGTTATTACCTTCTCTGGAGGTGtgaataaaagagaaatgaCCAAGTGAACTCATGAATTGAATCTGTTCAATATCATATTTGATTTGCCAAGGgagggtggggggggggggggggggattgaTCATACCTTTAATTGTCTGAATAATCAAAAGGGAGTCGGACTCAACATTAAGTCTAGGAAAATCATGATCTAGGCACCATCTTAGGCCCGTCTTTGAGAGCTACAAAATTGTATTATTTGAGCAAAAGCTAAAACAGGCACGGAAAGTCATAATGATTTCCTTCATTACGAACATCCGCGTTCAGTAACTCAATATAGCTTaactatatatgaattatacatTCACAATATATACGTGAAGTATATATTGATTATGCAATCACGATTAACTCGAAATCACCTCTAAACAGTTCTAAATTatagatataaaattttcttgatactttttttgatatataatttacttgAAATGGTTCATGTTTACGGTATTGTTAAAATTCTTttagaaaagaagaagatgCTTTAGCAAGAAAACACAAAAGAAAAGTGTGAATGGtcattttatgataatattttaggGAACTTTCGCATCTAACCACTAATAGTTTAATTACACTACATAGCGATAGTTTGCTAATCATGATCTGTAGCTACAAGTTATAGGGAGGAGAATGACGAGCGAGATTGGCAGAGGAAGAGATCAGAGGCTAGCGAGATAGAGCAGGGAGTGGAAGAGaagcgagcgagattgagagaggaagagaagaggtgagcgagattaggagagggggggggggggggggggggggaagaggcgagagagagcaataatttgtataattcacattTCGCTTGTATAATTCACGGgtgaatttgtataatttgcgtttttttttatataattgagtaAAACAAAATCCGGAACtacacaaatatgaaaaaacttgAAATAACGAATTgatacaaacataaacatatgaactttaaacaattatacaaaGTATATCATACAAAATTCGAAACTACACGTTTATATTAACTCTATGAATAAAGATTATGGTGATAAAActgaaaaatcaaagaaaatcatcatcatatacaaatacaaactaTTGTGTACAAATCAAGCGAAGAATTATttattgcgaattatacaatatGACGAACCTGATTGATTATATTAACTCGAAGTGATTCAACgtaattaatgattaattaaaattataaatgataattataaaaactataactataattactaattaaataatataaatttacttaaccACATAAATTTCTCAATagtttatataagaaatatAACGTAACGAATATTGTCTACTTTACCAGTTTCTTATGGGGATAGAGCCATAGTTTCTTATGGGGATAGAGCCATAAAGTTTGACTTGGTATGTgaggaattattttatttttatataaataaaagagtatATGGTCCTACCCTTTCTCCACAGCCTTCCTCTTTctcatttctttatttattttcactcatttttaaattaaaaaaaaatcttgtctCTTCTAATTTTTCAGATCAATTTTCTTTAGTCTATGATTTTTATTTACCTAATTCTAGAAActtagagaaaatatttattatttatagcaataatttttttatttgattatttttaatatatttataatataattttaatatatattaaaaagaacagtttattattcacatacaatacaagttttattgatggataatacatttattgcacattttattacaTTTATAATTCAATGTGTCAACTTTTTTTACCAAAgaagcataatatatttttaaaaaatagttataatacatatatattgcatatataattcatttttttatacatattgcAGATTGAACATAGTATTGTtatatattgctataaataataataataaataaaacgtATCActaaaattgataattatttattaaaaggtaaggaaacaaaaattatgaaaatgaaattAGAGAATTTATAAGCAAATAGCAAAAAGCATAAAGTTGAATAATTCACTTGGTCAAACTGCTCCCTAGTTTCGTACGTACCAGCAAACTAAATGCATACAACATAATTAATTCcattaaaacaaaacaagacGATCAAGCTACAACCAAAAACTTTAAAGGAAATTAAAACCAAAAGTAGGTTTGACAATCAAAATACAAGTAGGTCGGTAGGAGCTAAAAAGATTGCAACAGCCACAATTGTTCCGGTGACTGAAAGTTGAGGTCCGTTCTTGTATCCGTCGGAGACGTCTTTGTTAGTATCTGGTGATGACGATGCGGATGGTGTGGTGGATACAGGCGATTTGCTGGTGGCATTGGTGAAGATGGCATAGTCAGGAGAAGTTGGAGGAATGTTGAGTAGCTCTGCGTTCACCAAAaatatgtaacaaaaaaaatattttgtatattttatttagcatcataattaatttttgttcatggaccaaaaatatataagaaatttttttaaaaatattgtaggctaaatatttttaataaacttGACgagtaaaataaaatcaaatggATAGCTACTTAGCTAGCTAGCTAGCTAGCCCAAATTGAGACACATATTCAAAAACTCTAGgacatatagaagactttacggTTAAAATCAttcaatgaaaataaattttacataattaagttatatttatttattttatgaagttgGTCAATAAATATCCTCGAATACATTTTACactttgatatataaaaaagtaaatatttttaaattatgattttaataaaggattatttatatcaattttcatCAATGTATTATTAGGACCTGTACTATTGAAAACATTATGAAATGGTCCATAATTGATGTAGTGGCTGAATTTGAGTAGTCAGGTAGATAAAGGTTATTTTCAGGTACACTTGGTCAAATATCTAATGCCTAAATACATTGAACTTAATATCTATATTTAAGTTATGATGCACTGTGTCACTTGTCATTATAACCAaacagaaaaaaagaaagagtaaaCAATATGACTTATCATGTATTGGTATGAACGTGTCATCTTATTTAAGGTTTCATATTCAAGCTTTGGATATAGATAAAATTTGGATTGGAGCGTCAATCCCAAATAGATTCTGTCAAGTGCAATTCGAATTTAGTTGAAGCTTTGTTATGGACTTGAATTTTGaatggaaagaaataaaaaaacaaagtaacctttaaaagaaacaaagattaattaatttatttatttttaaaaaaggaaataagaatttttggtcatttaaaattaaaaaaaaaaaaagaagataaaatacatttttttcttcaaatttttaggTATAAATCAAGatcttttgttttaaaaaaaaaaaagataataaatttttttcagaaaaaaaatagtcaatTCTCCCCGTCCAAATTGGTCCAGCTGCTTCTTAAATTCGATCACTGTTGAAATAATGAATATCCTTCACTATCGATTAAGGTAGAAAAATTCAAACAGTTGGATTTTGAACAAGTTGATTATAAAGAGAATGAATGCAAAACAATTAGTTTTGTAATTCACAGATGCTACTCTCTGTCCCAACTACTtgttcatttaaattatataaattttgattttaattaagagaaatatattttcatatacttTCTTActattaaataatcatatacaatattatttattaaattagacTTAACAcaccttttaaaaaaatacttttgaaaaataagaaataaaagaaaacaaattattttttgtatgagCATGTgactcttaataaaaaattgaaaaagatacTTCCtccatttcaaaaataataacatcattttctttttagtttgtttaaaaaaaataatttctttctttttatggtAAGAACTTTCCACGTGGCGtatttaaggccacaagattaaagaacaattttgtatatttgatataatttttatttagaaccACATGATCAAAaaccatttttattttcttaaacttcgtgtcAAGTTAAACTAGATCATTCTttataaaatggataaaatattaaaaacaattcTAAACTTAGCGTGTATTTCGCTCGTATTCCAAGTTAAAAAGTAATTCACAGCATGTATACCTTATAAGTCAAATATTGACTATATATAGTATGGCATGACCAAGAACGTACGTGTCACatgaaaataattatgtcaCATAACTAATTTTTCTCTACACATAACATGCagctcatatatttttttcttatagtatatagtattttttttttttaaaaaagaacttACTAGGACAGTTAGAGATGGTAGCATTAGTGAGTTTGCAAGCAGAAGGAAGCTGAAGcaatttttcttcttgaattcCCATACTCTTCAATTGAGGACTTGATCCTTTATGGATCTGTTCTATTATATAACACAAACAAACCGGGTCATGATCTTTGATATCTTCCGCCGCATCGCAACATTCCTTCGATGGCGACGGGGCCTTCCCCGTCGCGTACGTTAAACATGCAGCCACTTTTTGAAACTCCGTACCACACTTATCGCCCAAGCTCTTATCATCATCACCATTAGCTATTACTATTCCAATAGAAACTATTAGTAAAACTACTAACTTATATGCActtgccattttatttttagggAAGGAAAGTAAGGTTTTGTGTTGTTGTAATAAAATGTagtaatatttatgtataaatagGAATAAATGGGGGTGAATGAATAATAAAGATGGGTAGTTGGGAGTGTAATGAATTATAGGCTGATTGGGTTGTCAGCATGTGAAACGGGATGGTCTTAAATGAAGTAAGCTGCCGTATCTGTATCTGATTCATTTCCCGCAGATTCTGTTGGAAGATTTTCATCCGTTGATTACTACGTGAGGGGACTTTTTCGATACggtgataaagtgtattaaaaaaataatgcatcatgtcatatattttatttaatattatgcTAGATATAATTAATGCATGAAAAATTACGATGTtggcaatataaatatatgtattagcATGATTAAAGATGTAATTATCTCATGAATTCTTTTCCACTTTCTTTCCACAACttatgtaataataattttgtttgcttttttgtttttttcctccAAATTTTCCCCGACAAAGGGTCTACCattctttcatttaaaaataaaaaaatatcaataggtCTTAACTTACCAATGTTAATGAAGTACCTAACTTCTACTAACTAACAAGcattattaaaataagaaatagaaataacTAAGTATTTTGTAGCTGTTACAGAGTTTGTAATACACTATATGATGATATTACGAATGAAGATGcttaaataatgtaaaaatatgaCAATCAAGAAGAAGGTTGCATGATCAGTCTCAAACTTTCTATTACGAAAGTATGAACTTAAAGTATTTTCTTATTGTCTTTCTTCAGACCTGTCcaataatttatactttttttctgGATTTATTGAATCTTGTTGAACCTATTGATACAATCAAATGGTTATGCTTTTTATGTCGCTTCTGTAGGTGTCTTAAAACAAACTCCTCAATCACTATACCGTCCAAACTATATTGCATTTCATGcgtcttcttttttcttttgttgcttcCACTTCTTTGTTACTTAGGTTATAAATTCTCATCTCTGACCACTCTTTCAAAGCATATGTCCTGCTCTTTCTCATCTTCACCAAGAAAATCCTCGCGCAAATCAATTGTATTTGATGCTAATGCTCCTGATTCATTCTTCTTTGTAATTACACATTCAAGCATAAATACAAAAACTTTTGGGCTTAATTTTCTATTCATAGCAGGTAAAACATGCTCTTCTTGGACCAAATGACTATCATTCTCTATTGAACTTACTAGTTGTCAAGATTCACCAAGCGACTCCTAAGATGGGAAAGAGATCTTATGATTCGATGTACTCAATGTGAACATGAGTGGCTTATCTGCTGGATTGATTTAAGTAACATGACATCTTAGATTTTATTGAATAACTTAGCTACTCGGGAATTAGATATAATGTTGGAGTCATTATATTACCATCTTTTCCAATAGTACTTAATAAAGTATTAAAGTTATTTGAACATAACATGTCTATTGAATCATTAAAAATGTTTTGTCTCTTCTCACCATCATGACTTTGAGTCGCACCCTTTTTCACTACATGGAGGATAATTTTGACTTGTCGGGGAAAGGGTGTGACCAACTTTTAATTGCATTCTCGTTTTCAACTTGCAAAACATGCTTCTAGaaattttcaacattttcaatGTCAATTCTATGCATTAATTTTTATCCTGAATAAACCCGTGAAGCATCACCCCAAATTATTCATGTTTCCCCTATGTCACGATTCATTGAATTTGTACTAATGTTGCTCAGAAGTGGGAGAAACCAATTGCTGATCTAAAGTAATAACTGAAATTCAAGATGGAGTgcattaaaattttcttcagTCAGCTTCTTGTAATGGCAAATAGACTTACCTCCACGTAGTCGAATGGATAAACTGTAATAATAGTATGCAGTAAGTAAAAACATATAGAGTTTTTATACTGGTTAGAAACACTAATGTGGTGCCTATCTTCAGTCCTCTTGAATTTCACTTTAGAGCTTTGAAGTGAACATCAGATGTACAGCTTCTATAAATTTATCATGTCTGATATGCAAATCAGATGTTCTATCTTGACACTTTCTCTACCGGTAAACCTACACTTAgaatctttctttctcttttcttttcaattgaaaTCACTCAGGTGTTTACAAAGATTTatgaaagagaaaagaagattgCACTATAAGCTCAAGTGAAGTTGCGTACTTCACACCTAAGTCTGAGGGAGGTATATATATGAATAGACTTGTGCTCTTTACTAGTATCTTTAAAGCAGCTTCAATGGTATCGTcaatgtttttgttattttaatttcttttctagATCAAACGACAAATAATTCCATCATGGCTTTGGTACATACAATAATTGCAATACAAAAGTAGATTATCATATACAACCTCCCGAAAAACTTCGATCAACCTACCAGATTTTCCTATCATAAACTACAATCTTATACAATTTGATAGCTTTTCCATTAGATCATGTATAACCTTGACCTTAGCATGGCTAGGTATTGACTTTATTTGAGTAGCTTTATCTATGACTATTGATTTTCCAAATGTCGATCTATAGATAGCAAAGACTTCTTTGCAAACAATTCAGGAGATTCTTCCTccttgttttcctcttctttgtCTTCATCCTCCCTCTCTTCGTCTTCCTCTTTGTATTCCTCTTCTACTACAATTATTTCTTAAGCATTATTTAaacaatcattaaaaaaatgtaatcttTCTTTTGTTCAACATCTTCTTCAAGTGAATTGTGTGTATTAGTATAGTTAATTTCTTTGCATTAGATCAGAATCACTAGAAAAGAAGTCTGGCATGGGTTGGTGATGCTATTAGAAAGATGAATTTAGTAAGAATGAATTTTAGTATTAATGTTAGAAAGATAAATcttaaaaagggataaaatgtcattttataattaaattgttttagTATTGATGTTagaaagataaattttaaaaagggataaaatgtcatattatagTTAAATTGATATGAATGGAGGGTGCAAGATCGCAAATGGAGGAGTTTTTTGTATgaagatattatttttgtctACATAAATAGTATGAACATGAATCTATCTATTAAATATAATGTCACATCTCTAAGCTCCACAACgatttatcttttatatatattatcctttatatatatttcgCTATTGTAttctatttatgaaatttattaaatagtttataatcatattaatttatcgagtataaattattatattaattattgaatatattattgaagAATCGAAAAGGTCACTGTTTCAATATTCCGCATTTtctctttctatatatatatataggggatCTCTTCCGTTAAAATTTTCTTCCGTTTTTGCTCAATGGACAATTGCCAAATGTTTAATTTACATTTTTGAAAACTGAgatcaattttaattattaatcgAGAGTTGGTAAACAGTCAGAAAAATATAGTCAGAATTTGGTCAAGAAAAACGTATAAagactattaatttttttagtttaaaataaagagaaaatatttaaagtgTTTGTCATTTtctagaaatataatttaattagaacACAGATTTATAGGTTTAGCATATTAAAAGTTCCATTGacacaatatttttctttaattgtagcatgaacttgttatgaagtaaagagagaagaagaagatgaagaaggagacggCTTAACAGAAGAGAAGAGAGGATGaactaagaagaagaagagtataCTATAGAGAGAATATCTCAGCTtttcattatttgattgatTCAACATTAAGATACAATGAAGTGTTTATATAGAAGACTAATCAAGAATCTTTTCAAGTAACTAACTTCTTGAATTGTAACTAACTACTCTATAAttgtaactaactaactaaattaactaattacttttaacactccccctcaagctagGTAGTGTGAAAATGTTACAAGTTCCTAGCTTGGAATTGAGATACAAATGTTGAACTGTATTAAGACCTTTTGTAAGTAAATCAGCCGGTTGATCTTTTGTTGATATGTACCTTGTTGCTACCAatcctttgtctattttttcctttatgaaGTGGCAGTCTATTTGAATATGTTTGGTTCTTTCATGATACACTGGATTAGCTGCAATTTGTATAGCAGCTTTGCTGTCTGAGTAAATATCAACAGgtagtttcaagtttactcccaACTCTTTCATCAGACCTATAATCCAAATTAATTCTGAAACTGTGGCAGCCATGCTCCTGTATTCTGCTTCTGCAGAGCTCTTTGAAATGGTTGTTTGTTTCTTTGACTTCCAAGTTAACAGAGAATCTCCAAATTTAACCAAGTAACCTGTCACTGACCTTCTTGTATGAGGACATGAAGCCCAGTCTGAGTCACAGTAGGCTGTAAGAGTTGTATTCTTGTTGCTGGACAACAGAACTCCTAAACCTGGTTGATTTTTCACATATCTTACAATCCTTAGGGAAGCTTCCATGTGTGATTTCTTTGGTTGTTGAAGAAACTGACTTAAAGTATTGACTCCAAATGCTATATCAGGTCTTGTTACAGTTAGGTATAACAACTTTCCTATCAGCCTTTGGTATGCTCCTTGATCTGCTAATTGATCATTTGAGTTGAACTTTTCTGAATTTCTTAATCTGATGTACTCATCAAGCTGCTTAGTTGTTAACTTAACATTTGTATCCATTGGTGTTGCAGCTGGTTTAGAACTGCTAAGCCCTGTCTCTGATATAATCTCCAAGGTGTATTTTCTTTGATGCATAAGTATACCTTGATCAGACTTGGCAAACTCAATGCCTAAGAAGTATCTTAGTTCTCCAAGATCCTTCATTTTAAACACCTGTTTTAACTTATCTTTTGTTTCTTTCACAATTCTTAGACTATCTCCTGTGACTAATAGATCATCCACATACACAAAAATAATCACTATTCCAGATTCATCTTTTTTTATGAACATAAACTGATCATACTCACTCTGTTTAAACTTAAGCTCCACTAATGCCTTAGACAACTTAGCATTCCACTGTCTAGGGGCttgtttcaatccatataatGACTTCACAAGTCTACATACTTGTTTCTTGTTTCTCCCCCTGACTTGTGAACCTTGAGGCATttccatatatatttcatcaaaCAAGTCTCCTTGTAAGAATGCATTAAACACATCCATTTGGTGTACACACCATCCCTTTTTTGCAGCTAGTGCCAATACTGTTCTAACAGTTTTCATCTTTACTACAGGAGAGAATGTTTCTTGGTAGTCAATACCTTCTTGCTGGTTGAATCCTTTAGCTACTAGTCTGGCTTTATACCTTTCTACCTCTCCTGTGGATTTATATTTGACTTTGAATATCCACTTGCAGCCTATTGGAGTTTTTCCTTCAGGAAGAGTTACTAAATCCCAAGTATGGTTACTTTGTAATGCTTCAATTTCTGACTTCATAGCTTCTATCCATATTGAATCTTTAGCAGCTTCTGTGTAAGACTTTGGTTCAGTATGATTTGAGGCTGCAGCTATGTATGCACTATATTTGTCAGAAATATTCTCATAACTTATATAGTTTTGAATGCCATAGTCTGATTCCTTCTGAATATTGAGAGATACAAAGTCTTTTAACAAAATAGGTGGTTTGCTGCTTCTTCCAGACTTTCGAGATGGTTGTAAAGGAATCTGTGTTGTATCCTCATTTAATCCAGTCCTTAACTCCTCTTCCTCATTCTGTTGGCATGATTCCCTACCTTCATATTGTATGTGTTGCTGAACTTGTTGAGTAGGTGTAGTAACAGGAATACTGGACCATTGACATGCATGATCT
This DNA window, taken from Solanum lycopersicum chromosome 5, SLM_r2.1, encodes the following:
- the LOC101244954 gene encoding non-specific lipid transfer protein GPI-anchored 1, which codes for MASAYKLVVLLIVSIGIVIANGDDDKSLGDKCGTEFQKVAACLTYATGKAPSPSKECCDAAEDIKDHDPVCLCYIIEQIHKGSSPQLKSMGIQEEKLLQLPSACKLTNATISNCPKLLNIPPTSPDYAIFTNATSKSPVSTTPSASSSPDTNKDVSDGYKNGPQLSVTGTIVAVAIFLAPTDLLVF